Proteins encoded together in one Synechococcus sp. BL107 window:
- a CDS encoding extracellular solute-binding protein gives MRPIRIRHLALGISLAALTSGCSSWRPPVVIKVVRTINNAETVSSKDYERLREITEDAIDHIKSVDPSIRPQLTLSSQRNFVDEIEDQTRSGFGPDLLITDSDTALELYQRKLVDPIELDPEDRADTPSYLFDLVTSQDGQLVGRPVNQFVQLACFNKERLPSPPQTLEEMEKDSEDNNFGMALQLKDLFWSAESFDAGEAMEAALSKLPPDRKRQANVTSWLRWLENASYQQNIRFLNDQRSLREAFVSGELDWITCWSSSLRELRNQMQGKLALAPLPKGPSTRLQATTKLQVWSLGRNSSPTQREKALVMIDFISKPWAQKTYALAGRNSLPVNRKAAKIVAAKIPGGTEALVMYAQQSLKENAAKGQSKARVFRDPERYQAISEALLDTIYDVSSPEESSQQILKSLRESDS, from the coding sequence ATGCGACCGATCCGGATTCGACATCTGGCCTTGGGCATCTCGTTGGCAGCGCTGACATCCGGCTGCAGCAGTTGGCGTCCACCGGTCGTGATCAAGGTGGTGCGCACGATCAACAACGCAGAGACGGTGTCGAGCAAGGACTACGAACGCCTGCGGGAGATCACGGAAGATGCAATTGATCACATCAAGAGCGTTGACCCATCGATCCGCCCTCAGCTGACCCTCTCATCCCAGAGAAATTTCGTGGACGAGATTGAGGATCAGACGCGCAGTGGCTTTGGCCCAGATCTCCTGATCACGGATAGCGACACAGCCCTAGAGCTGTACCAGCGCAAGTTGGTGGATCCAATTGAACTTGACCCTGAAGATCGCGCTGATACGCCGAGCTATCTGTTTGACCTGGTCACAAGTCAAGACGGCCAACTTGTGGGCCGTCCAGTGAACCAGTTCGTGCAGCTCGCCTGCTTTAACAAGGAGCGCTTGCCCTCCCCTCCCCAAACGCTGGAGGAAATGGAAAAGGACAGCGAAGACAATAATTTCGGTATGGCACTGCAACTGAAGGATCTGTTCTGGAGCGCCGAATCCTTCGACGCCGGGGAAGCCATGGAAGCCGCTCTCTCGAAGCTCCCTCCAGATCGCAAACGACAAGCCAACGTGACCAGTTGGCTGCGCTGGCTCGAAAACGCGAGCTATCAACAAAACATCCGATTCTTGAACGATCAACGCAGCCTCCGCGAAGCTTTCGTAAGCGGTGAACTGGATTGGATCACCTGCTGGAGCAGCAGCCTGCGGGAATTGCGCAATCAGATGCAGGGCAAGTTAGCTCTTGCTCCCCTCCCGAAAGGCCCGTCGACTCGCCTCCAAGCGACTACCAAACTGCAGGTGTGGTCTCTTGGACGCAATTCCAGCCCGACACAACGGGAGAAGGCTCTGGTAATGATCGATTTCATCAGCAAACCCTGGGCCCAAAAAACCTATGCCCTGGCCGGGCGTAATTCTTTGCCCGTCAACCGCAAAGCCGCCAAGATCGTGGCAGCGAAAATTCCTGGTGGAACGGAAGCCTTAGTGATGTATGCACAGCAATCACTGAAGGAGAATGCCGCCAAAGGGCAATCCAAAGCCCGAGTCTTCCGAGATCCTGAGCGTTATCAAGCCATATCGGAGGCTCTGCTGGACACCATTTACGACGTCAGTTCTCCAGAGGAGTCGAGTCAACAAATTCTCAAAAGCTTGCGAGAGAGCGATTCGTGA
- a CDS encoding valine--tRNA ligase: MPELAKTYDPVGTEARWQQAWEEQGAFHPDPAAEGEPFAVVIPPPNVTGSLHMGHAFNTALIDTIVRYQRLAGKNVLCLPGTDHASIAVQSILEKQLKEEGKTRHDLGREAFLERAWQWKAESGGRIVGQLRRLGYSVDWKRQRFTLDEGLSEAVKEAFVRLHEQGLIYRGEYLVNWCPASGSAVSDLEVEMKEVDGHLWHFRYPLSNGDGFLEVATTRPETMLGDTAVAVNPTDERYSHLVGQTLDLPFVGRQIPIVADDHVEKDFGTGCVKVTPAHDPNDFAIGQRNDLPQITVMRKNGTMNAAAGRFEGLDRFEARKAVVAALEAEGLLVKVEEYRHSVPHSERGKVPVEPLLSTQWFVKTEPLAARCREALAQQDPRFLPDRWEKVYRDWLTDIRDWCISRQLWWGHRIPAWFVISETDGKYTDTTPYVVARDEAEALEKAKAEYGAAAQIEQDEDVLDTWFSSGLWPFSTLGWPDADAPDLNRWYPTSTLVTGFDIIFFWVARMTMMAGAFTGEMPFQDVYIHGLVRDEQNRKMSKSAGNGIDPLLLIERYGTDALRFALVREVAGAGQDIRLDYDRKKDTSATVEASRNFANKLWNATRFALMNLGGETPAQLGEPDSAALQLADRWILSRLARVNRETADRYSNYGLGEAAKGLYEFAWNDVCDWYLELSKRRLNPGENPSAAALADQRVAKQVLAKVISQMHLMLHPLMPHLTEELWHSVTGEPETTFLALQPWPVLDESALDDALEASFAELIGAIRVVRNLRAVAGLKPSQSVPVRFVTGRGELAAVLTQGMADITALTRAESVAVMAPAEADAAPVAKALAGVSGELQVLLPIEGLVDLDALKGRLEKDIAKAEKEIKGLAGRLGNPNFADKAPPEVVAECQANLAEKQAQADLARKRLADLS; this comes from the coding sequence GTGCCCGAACTGGCCAAGACGTATGACCCGGTGGGTACTGAGGCTCGCTGGCAGCAGGCCTGGGAGGAACAGGGAGCATTCCATCCGGACCCAGCTGCGGAGGGTGAACCATTTGCGGTGGTGATACCTCCCCCGAATGTCACCGGCAGCCTTCATATGGGCCATGCCTTTAATACGGCCTTGATCGACACGATCGTCCGCTATCAGCGGTTAGCTGGCAAAAACGTTTTGTGCCTCCCGGGTACAGACCACGCTTCGATTGCGGTTCAGAGCATCCTCGAGAAGCAACTCAAAGAGGAAGGAAAGACACGCCACGACTTGGGTCGTGAGGCTTTTCTTGAACGGGCTTGGCAGTGGAAAGCAGAGAGTGGCGGCCGCATCGTTGGCCAATTACGTCGGCTGGGCTATTCCGTCGACTGGAAGCGTCAGCGCTTCACCCTGGATGAGGGCTTGAGTGAGGCAGTGAAGGAAGCTTTTGTGCGGCTGCACGAGCAGGGCCTGATCTACAGGGGTGAATACCTCGTGAATTGGTGCCCGGCGTCCGGCTCGGCGGTGAGTGATCTGGAAGTGGAGATGAAAGAGGTGGATGGCCATCTTTGGCATTTCCGCTATCCGCTCAGCAATGGGGATGGCTTTTTAGAAGTGGCCACCACGCGCCCCGAAACGATGCTGGGTGACACGGCGGTGGCCGTGAATCCCACCGACGAGCGTTATTCCCACCTGGTGGGACAAACCCTGGATCTTCCGTTTGTCGGTCGCCAGATTCCGATCGTCGCTGACGACCATGTTGAAAAGGACTTTGGGACGGGCTGCGTCAAGGTGACGCCGGCCCACGACCCCAATGACTTCGCAATCGGCCAGCGGAATGATCTTCCGCAGATCACCGTGATGCGGAAGAACGGCACGATGAATGCCGCTGCCGGTCGATTTGAGGGTTTAGATCGTTTTGAAGCGCGGAAGGCTGTTGTCGCAGCTCTTGAAGCGGAAGGATTGTTGGTGAAGGTGGAGGAGTACCGCCACAGTGTTCCCCATTCGGAGCGCGGCAAGGTGCCGGTGGAGCCGTTGCTCTCCACCCAGTGGTTTGTGAAAACGGAGCCTTTGGCTGCCCGTTGTCGGGAGGCGCTCGCCCAGCAGGATCCGCGCTTCCTGCCAGACCGCTGGGAGAAGGTGTATCGCGACTGGCTCACCGATATCCGCGACTGGTGCATTAGCCGCCAACTCTGGTGGGGCCACCGCATTCCGGCCTGGTTTGTGATCAGTGAAACCGACGGAAAGTACACCGACACCACGCCGTATGTTGTGGCTCGGGACGAAGCCGAAGCCCTGGAGAAGGCCAAGGCGGAGTACGGGGCGGCTGCGCAGATCGAGCAGGACGAAGACGTGCTCGACACCTGGTTCTCCAGCGGGCTGTGGCCGTTTTCAACCCTGGGTTGGCCAGATGCCGATGCCCCTGATTTGAACCGTTGGTACCCCACCAGCACCCTGGTGACGGGCTTCGACATCATCTTTTTCTGGGTGGCCCGGATGACGATGATGGCCGGCGCTTTCACCGGTGAAATGCCCTTCCAGGATGTCTACATCCATGGCCTGGTGCGGGATGAACAGAACCGCAAGATGAGCAAGAGCGCCGGTAATGGCATTGATCCGCTTTTGCTGATTGAGCGTTACGGCACCGATGCCCTGCGCTTCGCCCTGGTGCGCGAAGTGGCGGGTGCGGGTCAGGACATCCGCCTCGATTACGACCGCAAGAAGGACACCTCCGCCACGGTGGAGGCTTCCCGCAACTTCGCCAATAAGTTGTGGAATGCCACCCGCTTCGCCCTGATGAACCTGGGTGGCGAAACCCCGGCCCAGCTGGGCGAACCCGACTCCGCTGCCCTGCAGCTGGCGGATCGCTGGATTTTGTCGCGTTTGGCCCGGGTGAACCGGGAAACCGCTGATCGCTACAGCAATTACGGCCTAGGTGAAGCGGCCAAGGGCCTGTATGAGTTCGCCTGGAACGACGTCTGTGACTGGTATCTGGAGCTGAGCAAGCGCCGGCTCAACCCCGGCGAGAATCCCTCGGCGGCGGCCCTCGCTGATCAACGGGTGGCCAAGCAGGTGTTGGCCAAGGTGATCAGCCAGATGCACCTGATGCTGCATCCGCTGATGCCCCACCTCACTGAGGAGCTCTGGCACAGCGTCACAGGCGAGCCGGAGACGACCTTCCTTGCCCTGCAACCTTGGCCGGTACTGGATGAGAGTGCTCTGGATGACGCGTTGGAAGCCTCCTTCGCCGAGCTGATCGGTGCCATTCGTGTGGTGCGCAACCTACGCGCCGTGGCTGGCCTCAAGCCCTCCCAATCGGTGCCGGTGCGTTTTGTTACCGGCCGCGGCGAGCTGGCGGCTGTGCTCACTCAGGGCATGGCCGACATCACGGCGCTGACCCGGGCCGAGTCGGTGGCAGTGATGGCGCCGGCGGAAGCCGATGCAGCTCCGGTGGCCAAAGCCCTGGCGGGGGTGAGCGGTGAATTGCAGGTGTTGCTGCCGATCGAAGGCCTGGTCGATCTCGATGCGCTTAAAGGCCGTCTGGAGAAAGACATCGCCAAGGCGGAGAAGGAGATCAAGGGCCTCGCAGGCAGGCTGGGGAATCCCAACTTCGCCGACAAGGCGCCGCCGGAGGTGGTGGCGGAATGTCAGGCCAACTTGGCCGAGAAACAGGCGCAGGCGGATCTGGCGCGCAAGCGCCTGGCTGACCTCAGCTGA
- a CDS encoding ATP-binding cassette domain-containing protein, translating into MIHVEGLSKTYRVAEKQPGLAGTLRHFVRRRTRDVVAVQDVSFSIEPGEMVGFLGANGAGKTTTLKMLCGLIHPSSGDVQVAGYCPQRRQSEFLRRITLVMGQKQQLLWDLPPMDSLRVNAAVYGISDQLAQRRISALADLLELGEELTRPVRKLSLGQRMKAELLAALLHEPEVLFLDEPTLGLDVNAQARVRQFLADYNRRTGATVLLTSHYMADITALCPRVLLIHQGSLFHDGPLDQLTLALAPEREVRFELEHPVTADALVGLGRLESLQGSSVHLRVPRDQLTGVVAALLDRFPVIDLEVNDPPIDALIGNLFRQGRV; encoded by the coding sequence ATGATTCATGTTGAGGGGCTGAGCAAGACCTATCGGGTTGCCGAGAAGCAGCCCGGTTTGGCCGGCACGCTGCGCCATTTTGTCCGGCGTCGCACCCGCGATGTGGTGGCGGTGCAAGACGTGTCGTTTTCGATTGAGCCCGGCGAGATGGTGGGCTTTCTCGGGGCCAATGGCGCCGGCAAAACCACCACTTTGAAGATGCTTTGCGGCTTGATCCACCCCAGCTCAGGTGATGTGCAGGTGGCGGGGTACTGCCCGCAGCGACGCCAGTCGGAGTTCCTGCGTCGGATCACCCTGGTGATGGGGCAAAAGCAGCAGCTGCTCTGGGATCTACCGCCGATGGATTCTCTGAGGGTGAATGCGGCGGTCTATGGAATCAGTGATCAGCTCGCTCAGCGGCGGATCAGTGCATTGGCCGATTTGCTCGAGCTCGGAGAGGAGCTCACCCGGCCGGTGCGCAAGCTCTCCTTGGGCCAACGCATGAAGGCCGAACTACTGGCGGCCTTGCTGCATGAGCCCGAGGTGTTGTTTCTCGACGAGCCCACTCTGGGGCTGGATGTGAATGCCCAGGCGCGGGTGCGGCAGTTCCTGGCGGATTACAACCGCCGCACTGGTGCAACGGTATTGCTCACAAGCCACTACATGGCTGATATCACGGCCCTATGCCCCAGGGTGTTGCTGATTCACCAAGGCTCCTTGTTTCACGATGGCCCTTTGGATCAGCTCACCCTTGCCCTGGCTCCGGAACGGGAGGTGCGGTTTGAACTGGAGCACCCCGTAACAGCAGATGCCTTGGTTGGTTTAGGGCGTTTGGAGAGTTTGCAGGGATCATCGGTTCATCTGCGGGTTCCCCGGGATCAGCTCACCGGTGTCGTTGCCGCCCTCCTGGATCGCTTTCCTGTCATTGATCTTGAGGTCAACGACCCGCCGATTGATGCCTTGATCGGCAACCTGTTCCGTCAGGGGCGCGTCTGA
- a CDS encoding ABC-2 family transporter protein, producing MRIFGLNRRIIRVLLGSQYAHMLEYRAEIALWALSGVLPFIMLSVWSGSEARTGLGLDGVALDRYFLSAFLVRQFTVVWVVYAFEEDALLGRLSPYLLQPLHPLWRYVAAHLGEQLTRLPFAGLIVAVFFAVQPQAFWIPSLGAFLLAWLATWMAFAIAFLFQSLIAALCFWSEKASALERLQFIPFVFLSGLLAPLSAFPPEVRAFAQWTPFPYLIDFPARVLAGQPVDLMAGFGAQLVWIALLLPLVLLLWRAGVRRYSAMGA from the coding sequence ATGCGGATCTTTGGGTTGAACCGGCGGATCATCCGGGTGCTGCTGGGGTCCCAGTACGCCCACATGCTCGAGTACCGCGCCGAGATCGCCCTTTGGGCGCTCTCTGGTGTGCTGCCGTTCATCATGCTCAGCGTCTGGAGTGGCAGTGAGGCCCGCACTGGCTTGGGGCTCGATGGTGTGGCCCTGGATCGTTACTTCCTCAGCGCCTTTCTGGTGCGCCAGTTCACGGTGGTGTGGGTGGTCTATGCCTTCGAGGAGGACGCTCTTCTCGGCCGACTGTCGCCCTATTTGCTGCAGCCTTTGCATCCGCTCTGGCGTTATGTGGCGGCCCATCTCGGTGAGCAGCTCACGCGCCTGCCCTTCGCCGGCCTGATCGTTGCGGTGTTCTTTGCGGTGCAGCCCCAGGCGTTCTGGATCCCTTCACTGGGAGCGTTCTTACTGGCCTGGTTGGCCACTTGGATGGCCTTTGCCATTGCCTTCCTGTTTCAGAGCTTGATTGCGGCCCTTTGCTTTTGGAGTGAAAAGGCCAGCGCCCTGGAGCGGCTTCAGTTCATTCCTTTTGTCTTCCTCTCCGGTTTGCTCGCACCCCTGTCGGCGTTCCCGCCGGAGGTGCGGGCCTTTGCCCAGTGGACGCCCTTCCCTTATCTGATCGACTTTCCGGCTCGGGTGCTGGCCGGACAGCCGGTGGACCTGATGGCCGGCTTCGGGGCGCAGCTGGTTTGGATCGCCCTGTTGTTGCCGCTGGTGTTACTGCTCTGGCGGGCTGGCGTGCGCCGTTACAGCGCCATGGGGGCCTGA
- a CDS encoding ABC transporter permease yields MRRYWLTLRRFWGTAVAVQLEYQANVLIELLAVAMSLSGSLFLLSLFYGPDQTLGGWSWAQALMVQGLYTVFDGMATTWLRPNLGAIVTHVREGTLDFVLLKPIDSQFWLSMRTISPAGLPEIGLGVALLIWGSLQAGVVLSLPALLTVLVMVLAGGVILYSMWFLIAATSIWFVKTWNATEVLRAVLAAGRYPLSAYPATLRLLFTFVLPVAFLTTVPAELLLGRVAAPMLLLGLALAGGFFVSARTFWLFALRHYTSASS; encoded by the coding sequence ATGCGGCGGTACTGGCTCACGCTGCGGCGTTTCTGGGGCACGGCCGTCGCGGTGCAGCTGGAGTATCAAGCCAATGTGCTGATTGAGCTGCTGGCGGTGGCCATGAGTCTCAGCGGCAGTCTGTTTTTGCTCTCGTTGTTCTATGGCCCTGATCAGACCCTGGGGGGCTGGAGCTGGGCCCAGGCCCTGATGGTGCAGGGGCTCTACACCGTGTTCGATGGCATGGCCACCACCTGGCTGCGTCCAAACCTCGGTGCGATCGTCACCCATGTGCGCGAGGGCACCTTGGATTTTGTGCTGCTCAAGCCGATCGACAGCCAGTTCTGGCTGTCGATGCGCACGATTTCTCCGGCGGGGCTCCCGGAGATCGGTCTTGGGGTGGCGCTCTTGATCTGGGGCAGCCTGCAGGCAGGGGTTGTGCTCAGTCTGCCTGCACTGCTGACCGTATTGGTGATGGTGTTGGCCGGAGGCGTGATCTTGTATTCCATGTGGTTCCTGATTGCCGCCACCAGCATTTGGTTTGTCAAAACCTGGAATGCCACCGAGGTGCTTCGGGCTGTGTTGGCTGCGGGGCGCTATCCACTCAGTGCCTATCCAGCCACGCTGCGGTTGCTGTTCACGTTTGTGCTGCCAGTGGCCTTTCTCACCACGGTTCCGGCGGAGCTATTGCTGGGTCGGGTTGCAGCACCGATGCTGTTGTTGGGTTTGGCTCTCGCTGGGGGCTTCTTCGTTTCGGCGCGGACGTTCTGGTTGTTTGCTTTGCGTCACTACACCTCTGCCTCGAGTTGA
- a CDS encoding TVP38/TMEM64 family protein, protein MPDWSHWLDLVLPFLRSPLGAVVFIPVYALWVTLLLPGIWASMLAGVLYGTWWGSLIVFIGACLGAEAAFLIGRHWLRDWTSARLERFPKLQAIEKGVSREGLKLVMLTRLSPAFPFSLLNLAYGLSDVSLRDYTIGLVAILPGTVLFCALGTLAGDAARFGEVLAGETSPGAWVLRIVGVLATLAVVWLAGRAARKALADQEGGL, encoded by the coding sequence ATGCCTGATTGGTCCCATTGGCTGGATCTTGTTTTGCCGTTTCTGCGCTCTCCCTTGGGAGCGGTGGTGTTTATTCCGGTGTATGCCCTTTGGGTCACGCTGCTTCTCCCCGGGATTTGGGCCTCAATGCTTGCGGGGGTGCTCTATGGCACTTGGTGGGGGAGCTTGATTGTGTTTATAGGTGCCTGCTTGGGGGCCGAAGCTGCCTTCCTCATCGGGCGCCATTGGTTACGGGATTGGACGAGTGCTCGTCTGGAGCGCTTTCCCAAGCTTCAGGCGATTGAAAAAGGGGTGAGTCGCGAGGGGCTCAAATTGGTGATGCTGACGCGGTTGTCGCCGGCGTTTCCCTTCTCATTGCTGAACTTGGCCTACGGCCTCAGTGATGTGAGTTTGCGGGACTACACCATCGGATTGGTTGCGATCCTGCCGGGCACCGTGCTGTTTTGCGCTCTTGGCACTTTGGCGGGCGACGCGGCTCGCTTTGGGGAGGTGCTGGCCGGAGAAACATCTCCAGGAGCCTGGGTTTTAAGGATTGTTGGGGTGCTCGCCACGCTCGCAGTGGTCTGGCTTGCGGGCCGCGCAGCCCGAAAGGCCTTGGCCGACCAAGAAGGAGGCCTCTAA
- a CDS encoding TIGR00341 family protein — MAFADLLQRIFNDLSAEWQINLNTKVDRKELYQARIASSKPSLGFFVLLITSAVIATLGLISNSAAVVIGAMIVAPLMDPILSLAFGLSINDQKLVKRSAITVVIGVGVVVITAWILAALIGPAEVNREITSRIAPNLIDLGIAAAAAVAGSFTITRDRLSNSIAGVAIAVALVPPLCVSGIGLSLGPEMVAVFGRGTISGLTNQISEGSFLLFLANLIGITLASLVVFMVQGYGSIFKAWRNLLIWLGLLGILCIPLSSALHDFSVRQQINAEFSQFKAGQINQLNVLNKSPYLLQRIKLLYSNVSVIDNEATIDIVLNVPEKLSKQLDLNQIQKNITDRCKMEYGIEEVNINISIIPTQIFQYIESSSSS, encoded by the coding sequence ATGGCTTTCGCCGACTTACTCCAGCGCATCTTTAACGACTTGTCTGCCGAATGGCAGATCAATCTGAATACAAAAGTCGACCGCAAAGAGCTCTATCAAGCGCGAATTGCCTCATCAAAGCCATCACTGGGGTTTTTCGTTTTACTGATTACCTCAGCCGTGATTGCCACGCTCGGGCTGATCTCAAATAGCGCAGCTGTTGTGATCGGAGCGATGATCGTTGCTCCGCTCATGGATCCAATACTGAGCCTTGCCTTTGGGCTAAGCATCAACGATCAGAAATTGGTCAAACGGTCCGCCATCACTGTGGTAATTGGTGTCGGAGTTGTTGTGATCACAGCCTGGATCTTGGCTGCCCTGATCGGGCCCGCTGAAGTCAATCGGGAAATAACAAGTCGGATAGCGCCCAACTTGATCGACTTAGGAATTGCCGCAGCAGCTGCTGTGGCAGGTTCATTCACGATTACCCGCGACCGCTTATCCAATTCAATCGCTGGTGTAGCCATTGCGGTGGCTCTCGTACCACCGCTCTGCGTTAGCGGGATCGGTCTCAGTCTTGGGCCTGAGATGGTGGCTGTTTTTGGCCGCGGAACGATATCAGGCTTGACCAATCAAATCTCGGAAGGCTCTTTCCTGCTGTTTCTCGCCAACCTGATCGGGATCACGTTGGCCAGCTTGGTGGTGTTCATGGTGCAGGGCTATGGATCCATTTTCAAGGCATGGCGCAATCTCTTGATTTGGCTTGGACTACTCGGAATCCTCTGTATCCCACTGTCGTCAGCTCTGCATGATTTCAGCGTACGCCAACAAATCAACGCTGAATTTTCTCAGTTCAAGGCCGGACAAATCAATCAGCTAAATGTGCTAAATAAAAGCCCTTATCTACTGCAACGGATTAAACTTTTATACAGCAACGTGAGCGTTATTGATAACGAAGCAACTATCGATATCGTTCTAAATGTACCCGAAAAACTATCTAAACAGCTCGACCTCAATCAGATCCAAAAAAATATTACAGATCGCTGTAAAATGGAATATGGCATCGAAGAAGTCAACATCAATATCAGCATCATTCCAACCCAAATCTTCCAGTACATCGAAAGCTCATCATCGTCATGA